A DNA window from Leptolyngbya sp. KIOST-1 contains the following coding sequences:
- a CDS encoding TauD/TfdA dioxygenase family protein, which translates to MTLQPFEVRPVAGRIGAELVGLDLSSPLSDDVILAIRQTLVQHKVIFFRHQHHLDSDGQIAFARRFGPITAAHPTLPPLEQRPEVLDLNYGKNHGYANYWHTDVTFIDTPVLGAVLRAVEIPPVGGDTIWANTVTAYDDLPEPLKTLVNSLWAIHSNAYDYITEATHLSDYFKQYRETFESTVFETRHPVVRVHPESGEKSLVLGGFVRRFQGLSQAESEDLLRTLQSYVTRPENTVRWQWQLGDVAFWDNRATQHYAIADYGDQPRRVQRVTIVGDLPVNAEGESSVAIKGDSAAYNGLLAVAS; encoded by the coding sequence ATGACTCTCCAACCCTTTGAGGTGCGGCCCGTCGCCGGGCGCATCGGTGCCGAACTGGTGGGCCTCGACCTGAGCAGCCCCCTCAGCGACGACGTAATTCTGGCCATTCGCCAAACGCTGGTGCAGCACAAAGTGATTTTCTTTCGCCACCAGCACCACCTCGATTCAGACGGTCAAATTGCCTTTGCCCGTCGCTTTGGCCCCATTACCGCCGCTCACCCCACCCTACCGCCCCTGGAACAACGCCCCGAGGTGCTGGATTTGAACTACGGCAAAAACCACGGCTACGCCAACTACTGGCATACCGATGTCACCTTTATTGATACGCCAGTGCTGGGTGCGGTGCTGCGGGCGGTAGAGATTCCCCCCGTGGGCGGCGATACGATCTGGGCCAACACCGTCACCGCCTACGACGACCTGCCCGAACCGCTCAAAACCCTGGTCAATTCGCTCTGGGCCATCCACAGCAATGCCTACGACTACATCACCGAGGCCACCCACCTCAGCGACTACTTCAAGCAGTACCGCGAAACCTTTGAATCGACCGTGTTTGAAACCCGCCACCCAGTGGTGCGCGTTCACCCCGAGTCGGGCGAAAAGTCCCTGGTGCTGGGCGGTTTCGTGCGCCGCTTCCAGGGCCTTTCCCAGGCCGAATCTGAGGACTTGCTGCGCACCCTGCAAAGCTACGTCACCCGACCCGAAAACACCGTGCGCTGGCAGTGGCAGCTGGGGGATGTGGCCTTCTGGGACAACCGGGCTACGCAGCACTATGCGATCGCCGACTACGGCGACCAGCCCCGCCGCGTGCAGCGGGTCACCATCGTCGGCGACCTGCCCGTCAACGCCGAGGGCGAGTCGAGCGTAGCGATCAAGGGCGACTCGGCGGCCTATAACGGGCTATTGGCAGTTGCGTCTTGA
- a CDS encoding DUF433 domain-containing protein, producing the protein MTSAPDQTPRIIRTERGLTISGTRITLYDVMDYVTAHYPPKFIRGLFNLTDEQLMVALAYIEANYAEVEAEYQTVLKETEELRQYYEERNRTLIACLASQPPKPGMEAAWAKLQAQKAKHQAQVESHAQLLWSEIVCR; encoded by the coding sequence ATGACCTCGGCACCTGACCAAACTCCAAGGATTATTCGTACCGAGCGGGGCTTAACCATTTCCGGCACCCGCATCACGCTCTATGACGTGATGGACTATGTGACTGCTCACTATCCACCTAAGTTCATTCGCGGTCTTTTTAATCTGACCGATGAACAGCTAATGGTGGCCTTAGCCTACATAGAAGCAAACTATGCCGAAGTCGAGGCTGAATATCAAACCGTCCTCAAAGAAACCGAGGAACTTCGGCAGTACTACGAAGAGCGTAATCGTACTCTAATCGCTTGTCTCGCTTCACAACCGCCTAAACCAGGAATGGAGGCCGCATGGGCGAAGCTTCAAGCCCAAAAGGCAAAGCATCAAGCTCAAGTTGAATCTCACGCACAATTACTTTGGAGCGAGATAGTATGCAGATAG
- a CDS encoding Mrp/NBP35 family ATP-binding protein has product MVSPFQTSAPAPEAIPSSLEEAARKAEVIAQLKHLHEPTLGNDLVSLGMVRHLRVVGDYVYLRLYVGAHQLALEHQVQQRLSELPWVKKVYVQLCTIPGVRTTLAIASGKGGVGKSTTAVQLAIALTRTGAKVGLLDADIYGPNVPQLLGLGQVQVEVVETPEGQRFVPLEVHGIKLMSVGLLAEPDHPLAWRGPVLHKILTQFIQQVAWGDLDYLLVDLPPGTGDAQITLVQESPICGVIMVTTPHAIALADLRRSIHMFRQVGVPVLGLIENMSYLVCPCCDTRTPIFGGGGGAQIAAELSVSLWGQVPIDPGLSEAGKADPTSDSLFKAVFDPIAQGLKGTFGSGE; this is encoded by the coding sequence ATGGTTAGCCCTTTTCAGACCAGTGCCCCAGCTCCAGAGGCCATACCTTCCAGCCTGGAGGAAGCGGCCCGCAAAGCCGAGGTCATTGCCCAGCTCAAGCACCTGCACGAACCCACCCTGGGCAACGACTTGGTCAGCCTGGGTATGGTGCGCCACCTGCGGGTGGTGGGCGACTACGTGTACCTGCGCCTGTACGTCGGTGCCCACCAACTGGCGCTGGAACATCAGGTGCAGCAGCGTCTTTCAGAACTGCCCTGGGTCAAAAAGGTCTACGTACAGCTCTGCACTATTCCCGGTGTGCGGACGACCCTGGCGATCGCCAGCGGCAAGGGCGGCGTCGGTAAATCGACCACGGCGGTGCAGTTAGCGATCGCCCTCACCCGCACCGGAGCCAAAGTGGGCCTGCTCGATGCCGATATCTACGGCCCCAATGTGCCCCAACTGCTGGGGCTGGGCCAGGTCCAGGTCGAGGTGGTTGAAACCCCTGAGGGCCAGCGGTTTGTACCCCTAGAAGTCCACGGCATCAAGCTCATGTCCGTGGGGCTTTTGGCGGAACCCGACCATCCCCTGGCCTGGCGGGGGCCGGTGCTGCACAAAATTCTCACCCAGTTCATTCAGCAGGTGGCCTGGGGCGATCTGGACTACCTGCTGGTGGATCTGCCTCCCGGCACTGGCGATGCTCAGATCACCTTGGTGCAAGAAAGCCCCATCTGCGGCGTGATTATGGTGACTACTCCCCACGCGATCGCCCTGGCCGACCTGCGCCGCAGTATCCACATGTTTCGCCAGGTGGGGGTGCCCGTGCTGGGGCTGATCGAAAACATGAGCTACCTGGTGTGCCCCTGCTGCGACACTCGCACCCCCATTTTTGGTGGCGGCGGCGGTGCCCAGATTGCCGCTGAACTCTCGGTTTCCCTGTGGGGCCAGGTGCCCATCGACCCTGGCCTGAGCGAAGCAGGGAAAGCAGACCCCACGTCTGATTCTCTCTTCAAGGCAGTATTTGACCCGATTGCTCAAGGTTTGAAGGGGACTTTTGGGAGTGGGGAGTAA
- a CDS encoding cAMP-binding protein translates to MAKAKAPSLASNPIETLTTQSFLFRGLEQDPLLSTLDPDGLVSEKLYSNRPVYTAFRPQTWQEHLYVVVDGGPVILRSTPLDRVMAMTYPGGCFGMRSLPVGTGAATRAFPSLVEAYKTTNVIKIPVQVVQDLYDQNETFRDRYALLFELREKFQYHLLNCSTYPPQAVAAVLRGLIFQERSLGAQPQGTKPEYVFDLPIDLIARACQLNHRTVEQVLKGMTKAGYIKTDKPADSANDLVKVVDPEGLKEVYGATRDKVTWWPLK, encoded by the coding sequence ATGGCAAAGGCAAAAGCCCCCAGTTTGGCTTCCAACCCGATTGAAACGCTGACGACCCAGAGTTTCTTGTTCCGGGGCCTGGAGCAAGACCCGCTGCTCAGCACCCTCGACCCCGATGGGCTGGTGAGCGAAAAGCTCTACTCCAACCGTCCGGTGTACACCGCCTTTCGGCCCCAAACCTGGCAGGAGCACCTGTACGTGGTGGTGGATGGTGGCCCGGTGATCCTGCGCAGCACTCCTCTGGATCGGGTGATGGCCATGACCTATCCTGGCGGTTGCTTTGGCATGCGCAGTCTGCCTGTGGGCACGGGCGCGGCGACGCGGGCTTTCCCCAGCCTGGTCGAAGCTTACAAAACTACCAATGTGATCAAAATTCCGGTGCAGGTGGTGCAGGATCTCTACGACCAGAATGAAACGTTTCGCGATCGCTACGCCCTGCTGTTTGAGCTGCGAGAAAAGTTTCAGTATCACCTGCTCAATTGCAGCACCTACCCACCCCAGGCGGTGGCAGCGGTGCTGCGGGGGCTGATCTTCCAGGAGCGCAGCCTGGGTGCCCAGCCTCAGGGCACCAAACCAGAGTACGTATTTGACCTGCCCATCGACCTGATTGCCCGCGCCTGCCAGCTCAACCACCGCACCGTGGAGCAAGTGCTCAAGGGCATGACCAAGGCGGGCTACATCAAGACTGACAAACCCGCCGACTCAGCCAACGACCTGGTGAAGGTGGTAGACCCCGAAGGACTAAAGGAGGTCTACGGAGCCACCCGCGACAAGGTCACCTGGTGGCCGCTGAAGTAG
- a CDS encoding ferredoxin family protein codes for MALTTQRVDVPVIVDESKCLEKCNACIEVCPLDVLVKNPETGKAYMKYDECWFCLPCEKECPTGAITVQIPFLLR; via the coding sequence ATGGCCTTAACTACCCAACGGGTTGACGTACCCGTGATCGTTGACGAATCGAAATGTCTGGAAAAATGCAACGCCTGCATCGAAGTCTGCCCCCTCGACGTGCTGGTGAAGAACCCCGAAACCGGCAAAGCCTACATGAAATACGACGAGTGCTGGTTTTGCCTGCCCTGCGAGAAGGAATGCCCCACCGGGGCGATTACCGTACAGATTCCGTTTTTGCTTAGGTAA
- a CDS encoding TauD/TfdA dioxygenase family protein — protein MSVISLTPPALELEIRPLGGRIGAEISGLDLGQPLGDRTIAALRQALLQYKVIFFRHQCLDDHSQVTFARHFGELTGAHPTVAPPANHAAVLDIDYGRSPSRTNFWHTDVTFVDRPPLGSVLRALELPPTGGDTLWANTVTAYHDLPPCLRALADAAWAVHSNAYDYAAATLSPAARAFQEKFSATRYETLHPVVRVHPETGERGLFLGGFARHIRSLSTTESAEVLAMLQSYVTRPENTVRWCWQLGDVAFWDNRVTQHYGVYDYDGQARRVRRVTIAGDVPVGVGGDRSEAIEGDSSGYTPRAA, from the coding sequence ATGAGCGTCATTAGTTTGACTCCGCCTGCCCTGGAGCTAGAAATTAGGCCCCTGGGAGGGCGGATTGGGGCCGAAATTTCAGGTCTGGATTTGGGGCAACCCCTGGGCGATCGCACCATTGCCGCCCTGCGCCAGGCCCTACTGCAATACAAGGTGATCTTCTTTCGCCACCAGTGCCTCGACGACCACAGCCAGGTGACCTTCGCCCGCCACTTTGGCGAACTGACCGGTGCCCACCCCACCGTGGCTCCGCCCGCCAACCACGCCGCCGTGCTCGATATCGACTATGGCCGCAGCCCGTCGCGCACCAACTTCTGGCACACCGACGTCACCTTTGTGGATCGGCCTCCCCTGGGTTCGGTGTTGCGGGCTCTGGAGCTGCCCCCCACCGGGGGCGATACCCTCTGGGCCAACACCGTCACCGCCTACCACGACCTGCCCCCCTGCCTCAGGGCGCTGGCCGATGCGGCCTGGGCTGTGCACAGCAACGCCTACGACTACGCGGCGGCGACCCTCTCTCCGGCGGCCCGCGCCTTTCAAGAAAAGTTCTCGGCCACGCGCTACGAAACCCTGCACCCGGTGGTGCGCGTCCACCCCGAAACCGGGGAACGGGGTCTGTTTCTGGGTGGGTTTGCCCGCCACATTCGCAGCCTCTCGACCACCGAGTCGGCAGAGGTGCTGGCCATGCTGCAAAGCTACGTCACCCGGCCCGAAAACACCGTGCGCTGGTGCTGGCAGCTGGGAGATGTGGCCTTTTGGGACAACCGGGTCACTCAGCACTACGGCGTCTACGACTACGACGGCCAGGCCCGTCGGGTGCGTCGGGTGACGATCGCCGGGGATGTGCCCGTGGGTGTGGGCGGCGATCGCAGTGAGGCGATTGAGGGAGATTCGTCGGGGTATACGCCGAGGGCGGCTTGA
- a CDS encoding fumarate reductase/succinate dehydrogenase flavoprotein subunit, giving the protein MTNLNTDLGFPTQRLQADVLVVGGGTAGTMAGIKAKQANPDSDVLILEKANIRRSGAIAMGMDGVNTAVIPGNSTPEQYVREITIANDGIVNQKAVYETGRLGFEVIQELESWGVKFQKDPDGNYDLKQVHRVGKYVLPMPEGKDLKKILTRQVKRHGVKVTNRVMATRVIVQNGRATGVVGFDVRSGDFVVIQAKAVILCTGACGRLGLPASGYLYGTYENPTNAGDGYAMAYHAGAEMTNIECFQINPLIKDYNGPACAYVASPFGAYTANAEGHRFINCDYWSGQMMLDIYKELNSGNGPVHLKMYHLDDDTIAKIESILWANERPSRGRFHEGRGENYRTHGVEMNISEIGLCSGHSASGVWVNERAETTVPGLYAAGDMASVPHNYMIGAFVYGRIAGENAVDYLQSLDHLEPDPDFLAAEQTRIYAPLTQPNGIPHTQVEYKLRRLVNDYLQPPKSPHKMEIGLEKFVAYADTLTAMGARDPHELMRCNEVSFIRDCAEMAARASLYRKETRWGLYHYRLDYPDRNDAEWFCHVNLKRTESGEMELFKRPVEPYIVDVDLKREVYDVAVR; this is encoded by the coding sequence ATGACCAACCTCAATACAGACCTCGGCTTCCCCACCCAGCGACTACAGGCCGATGTGCTCGTAGTCGGCGGCGGCACCGCGGGCACCATGGCGGGCATCAAGGCCAAACAGGCCAACCCCGACAGCGATGTGCTGATTTTAGAGAAAGCCAACATTCGCCGCAGTGGGGCGATCGCCATGGGCATGGACGGGGTCAATACCGCCGTCATCCCCGGCAACTCCACTCCCGAGCAGTACGTACGCGAGATCACCATCGCCAACGACGGCATCGTCAACCAAAAGGCTGTATATGAAACCGGGCGGCTGGGCTTTGAGGTGATTCAAGAACTGGAAAGCTGGGGGGTGAAATTTCAAAAAGATCCCGACGGCAACTACGACCTCAAGCAGGTGCACCGGGTAGGCAAATACGTCCTCCCCATGCCCGAAGGCAAGGATCTCAAAAAAATCCTCACCCGCCAGGTGAAGCGCCACGGGGTCAAAGTCACCAACCGGGTGATGGCCACCCGCGTGATTGTGCAAAACGGTCGCGCCACCGGAGTCGTTGGCTTTGACGTACGCAGCGGCGACTTTGTGGTGATTCAAGCCAAAGCGGTGATTCTCTGCACCGGGGCCTGCGGTCGGCTGGGCCTGCCCGCCTCCGGCTACCTCTACGGCACCTACGAAAACCCCACCAACGCGGGCGACGGCTATGCCATGGCCTACCACGCCGGGGCCGAGATGACCAACATCGAGTGCTTCCAGATCAACCCGCTGATCAAAGACTACAACGGCCCCGCCTGCGCCTACGTGGCCAGCCCCTTTGGGGCTTACACCGCCAACGCCGAAGGCCACCGCTTCATCAACTGCGACTACTGGAGCGGCCAGATGATGCTGGATATCTACAAAGAACTCAACTCCGGCAACGGCCCCGTGCACCTAAAGATGTACCACCTCGATGACGACACCATTGCCAAAATCGAGTCGATTCTCTGGGCCAACGAGCGCCCCAGCCGGGGCCGCTTCCACGAGGGCCGGGGCGAAAACTACCGCACCCACGGCGTCGAGATGAACATTTCTGAGATTGGCCTATGCAGCGGCCACAGCGCTTCGGGGGTGTGGGTGAACGAGCGGGCCGAAACCACCGTCCCCGGCCTCTACGCCGCCGGAGACATGGCCAGCGTGCCCCACAACTATATGATCGGGGCCTTTGTCTATGGCCGCATTGCCGGGGAGAATGCCGTTGACTACCTCCAAAGCCTGGATCACCTCGAACCCGACCCCGACTTTCTCGCCGCCGAGCAGACCCGCATTTATGCCCCCCTCACCCAGCCCAACGGCATCCCCCACACCCAGGTGGAATACAAATTGCGTCGCCTGGTCAACGACTACCTGCAACCGCCCAAGTCGCCCCACAAAATGGAAATTGGCCTGGAGAAGTTCGTCGCCTACGCCGACACCCTCACCGCCATGGGTGCCCGCGACCCCCACGAACTGATGCGCTGCAACGAAGTCTCCTTCATCCGCGACTGCGCCGAAATGGCCGCCCGCGCCTCCCTCTACCGCAAAGAGACCCGCTGGGGCCTTTACCACTACCGCCTCGACTACCCCGATCGCAACGACGCCGAGTGGTTCTGCCACGTGAACTTGAAGAGAACGGAATCCGGGGAGATGGAGCTATTCAAGCGCCCCGTCGAACCCTACATCGTCGATGTCGATTTGAAGCGAGAAGTCTACGATGTCGCCGTCCGGTAG
- a CDS encoding HEAT repeat domain-containing protein, producing the protein MDSELSQWITLLRSPLLDDRLVAIKTLQHLGDEDAIAPLIDALQDDDPTVQTLVITTLWEFAHPSAIPPLIGCLGSPYEAVRNEALSALKELVSTDDLMKLLDVLQTGNFHAQLNVLVLLRKIHDAQALPFILPFFESENAELREAAVITLRYLNQVVRCEPALALARDPSEVVRRAAVLTLGHLSDEGVVPLLSHLLTEDTDWQVRRNAAQALDTLADPAAIAALVAAVADPEWQVRKFAVRALQKVTDSRALPALINALADESSDVRRDAATALGNLGQTEALSALQQTLNDPDIDVRIFSERAIAQINQTLAQTAHG; encoded by the coding sequence ATGGACTCCGAACTCTCCCAGTGGATTACCCTCCTGCGATCGCCTCTTCTAGACGATCGCCTCGTTGCCATCAAAACCCTGCAACACCTGGGCGATGAGGATGCGATCGCCCCCCTGATCGACGCTCTGCAAGACGACGACCCAACGGTACAGACCCTGGTGATCACCACCCTGTGGGAGTTCGCCCACCCCAGCGCCATTCCGCCCCTGATCGGCTGTCTGGGGTCACCCTACGAGGCCGTGCGAAACGAAGCGCTGTCAGCCCTGAAAGAGTTGGTTTCGACCGACGACCTGATGAAATTGCTGGATGTGCTGCAAACCGGGAATTTTCACGCCCAGCTCAACGTGCTGGTGCTGCTGCGGAAGATCCACGACGCCCAGGCGCTGCCGTTCATTCTGCCGTTTTTTGAATCCGAGAATGCCGAGCTGCGGGAGGCGGCGGTGATCACCCTGCGCTACCTCAACCAGGTGGTGCGCTGCGAACCGGCCCTGGCCCTGGCCCGCGATCCGTCAGAAGTAGTGCGGCGGGCGGCGGTGCTCACCCTGGGTCACCTCAGCGATGAGGGGGTGGTGCCCCTGCTGAGCCACCTGCTCACCGAGGATACCGACTGGCAGGTGCGGCGCAATGCGGCCCAGGCGCTGGACACCCTGGCTGACCCGGCGGCGATCGCCGCCCTAGTAGCGGCAGTGGCCGACCCGGAATGGCAAGTGCGGAAGTTTGCCGTGCGGGCCTTGCAGAAGGTGACGGACAGCCGAGCCTTACCGGCGCTGATCAACGCCCTGGCCGATGAATCCTCCGACGTGCGGCGCGATGCGGCCACCGCCCTGGGCAACCTGGGCCAAACTGAGGCGTTGTCGGCCTTGCAGCAAACTTTGAATGACCCGGACATTGACGTGCGGATTTTTTCGGAGCGGGCGATCGCCCAAATCAACCAGACCCTAGCCCAAACCGCCCATGGTTAG
- a CDS encoding 1,2-dihydroxy-3-keto-5-methylthiopentene dioxygenase codes for MAKIRLENGLTITDLPSIAATLAPLGIQLHHWPIGENAELHALLAKASLDDAEKETVLTGLDHYFQQLQVSDGYQNRDLIVLNPDVPNLDALLAKFDKIHSHADNEIRYIVDGEGVFGFVLPDGTQLELTIQPEEYINVPAGTEHWFVLTESRRIKAVRYFTTTDGWVPEYTGREIRVQPVAA; via the coding sequence ATGGCAAAAATCCGCCTCGAAAACGGCCTCACAATCACCGACCTGCCCAGCATTGCCGCTACCCTAGCCCCGCTGGGCATCCAGCTACACCACTGGCCCATTGGGGAGAATGCTGAGCTGCATGCTCTGTTGGCTAAAGCAAGCCTGGATGATGCCGAAAAAGAGACCGTCCTGACCGGGTTAGACCACTATTTTCAACAGTTGCAGGTCTCCGACGGCTACCAAAACCGCGACCTGATCGTGCTGAACCCTGATGTGCCTAACCTTGACGCCCTGCTGGCCAAGTTCGACAAGATCCACAGCCACGCCGACAACGAAATTCGCTACATCGTCGATGGCGAAGGCGTCTTCGGCTTTGTGCTGCCCGACGGAACTCAGTTAGAACTGACCATTCAACCCGAGGAATACATCAACGTGCCCGCTGGCACTGAGCACTGGTTTGTGCTCACCGAAAGTCGCCGCATCAAGGCCGTGCGCTACTTCACCACCACTGACGGCTGGGTGCCGGAGTATACGGGGCGCGAGATTCGGGTGCAGCCTGTGGCCGCGTAG
- a CDS encoding NIL domain-containing protein, with amino-acid sequence MWYSNLEYELAGGEPWFPAVPVGLPRSLPVSGWKEHQRYPQGRSLPPLDAAPVEPVVCQVVIPPTYQRLPILSRLTSRFGVTVNILGAALSARRRRGGEFVLALEGGPQQQASSLAYLKDLQVQFVPKRDIKATPRLLNEGESLAQKPVVLPRGCDRVRLQIHIPAHCHPQPVISNLVKDHDVAVTILSASLPSQGDRDGWFELELWGLPSRLEAAVAALNQSDCALWLAK; translated from the coding sequence ATGTGGTACTCAAACCTGGAATACGAGTTGGCGGGTGGCGAGCCCTGGTTTCCTGCCGTGCCAGTGGGGTTGCCCCGTTCGCTGCCAGTGTCTGGCTGGAAAGAGCACCAGCGCTATCCCCAGGGGCGATCGCTGCCCCCCCTGGATGCTGCCCCGGTGGAGCCGGTGGTGTGTCAGGTGGTGATTCCGCCGACCTACCAGCGGCTGCCGATTTTGTCGCGGCTGACCTCGCGCTTTGGAGTGACGGTCAACATTTTGGGGGCGGCGCTGTCGGCGCGGCGCAGGCGGGGCGGCGAGTTTGTGCTGGCGCTGGAGGGCGGGCCTCAGCAACAGGCGAGTTCGCTGGCTTACCTGAAAGACTTGCAGGTACAGTTTGTGCCAAAGCGAGACATTAAGGCTACGCCCAGGCTGCTGAACGAGGGGGAATCCCTAGCGCAAAAGCCGGTGGTGTTGCCCAGGGGGTGTGACCGTGTCCGCCTCCAAATCCACATTCCGGCTCACTGCCACCCCCAGCCGGTGATCTCCAACCTGGTCAAAGACCACGACGTGGCGGTCACTATTCTGAGTGCCTCTCTGCCCAGCCAGGGTGATCGCGACGGCTGGTTTGAGCTAGAGCTATGGGGGCTACCCTCACGGCTGGAGGCGGCTGTTGCCGCCCTTAACCAGTCCGACTGCGCCCTGTGGTTAGCAAAATGA